In Antennarius striatus isolate MH-2024 chromosome 10, ASM4005453v1, whole genome shotgun sequence, one DNA window encodes the following:
- the commd5 gene encoding COMM domain-containing protein 5, whose amino-acid sequence MSSTHGNDSSFLGGRIPPEIESMSKNLKDVDQELFRKLLKAVVSALEGKDCRDVLKSVAESSPIPQERLSHIIAGMYRVLSEAIRIPTSSFKQETFKEDLRALRVPEEFISDFCSVVFGNRRAALEVASSQKDPHLPAVEDLKWRVDVAISTSSLARALQPSVLMQMKLSDGSLHRFEVPVSKFQELRYNVALILKEMNDLEKRSVLQIQD is encoded by the exons ATGTCTTCAACTCATGGAAATGACTCCAGTTTTTTGGGAGGAAGGATCCCACCAGAAATCGAGTCGATGTCGAAAAACCTGAAGGATGTTGACCAAGAGTTATTTAGAAAAttattaaaag CTGTGGTCAGTGCTCTGGAGGGGAAGGACTGTAGAGATGTCCTGAAGTCGGTAGCAGAGAGCAGTCCCATTCCTCAGGAGAGGCTCAGTCACATCATAGCTGGGATGTACAGAGTTTTGTCTGAAGCCATTCGCATCCCCACATCCTCATTTAAACAAGAG ACCTTCAAAGAAGATCTTAGGGCACTGAG GGTACCTGAAGAGTTCATCTCAGATTTTTGCAGTGTGGTTTTTGGTAATCG GCGTGCAGCTCTGGAAGTAGCATCCTCCCAGAAGGATCCTCACCTCCCTGCAGTAGAAGATTTGAAATGGAGAGTGGATGTTGCCATTTCTACAAG CTCTTTAGCCAGGGCCCTGCAGCCGTCTGTTCTGATGCAGATGAAGCTGTCAGATGGGAGTCTTCATCGCTTTGAG GTACCTGTGTCCAAATTCCAGGAGCTCCGGTACAATGTGGCTCTGATCCTCAAAGAGATGAATGATCTGGAGAAGAGGAGTGTTCTCCAGATCCAAGACTGA
- the LOC137602685 gene encoding LON peptidase N-terminal domain and RING finger protein 3-like: MSTDTESMLQLAAEAFQSRNFDLAADIYECQLAGVRDAESRQELMVRRADALVFGGKLTEAFDVYRRAAETERLRPGDLSNLVEYLSVSIRKQDAGCRQGRSPRTGEETGAGWPAAAGATWSRYEDLSCGICLSFLFEPVTLPCGHCFCKACLEKERKERAAVCRECRDSSRLVDLQRCRVNVVLSSLLAKWFPSLHQACLLRREGNGLYGERKMEAALDKYNQAVLKAPMDHVLFSNRAQIHSSLKHYDKALRDAEMACRLMPHWSKTRLRKAQALVSLGRTDEALREYLVCLSIEPDCRLAKTEVHKLLSDLLAPVSDQVPEHISDYSTSLPVREHIKSSKSAPSQVFTPSSLLPAFSLDWNFPPAAPERSQSSEVKGKVEPKIKRLDCCLPIKRKWRSNEEEEEADKGGQERSDCHKRSKSEPAEETDLATGVGDIMDPSDLECSLCMRLFYEPVTTPCGHTFCLQCLERCLDHNPKCPLCKEELSEYLAQRQYCKTVLMENLISKFLPSELKERQKVHQEEIAELSNLNKNVPIFVCTMAFPTVPCPLHIFEPCYRLMIRRCMETGTKLFGMCLGDDLKGFAEYGCLLEIRDVKFFSDGRSVVDTIGRRRFKVVHHSERDGYNIADIEYLEDVMVEGAAEQELRSLHDTVYDQALVWLNSLKTEQKERIEGHFGPMPGKDSQLQTGPNGPSWCWWLLAVLPLEGRAQLPFLALTSLKDRLSGIRKILLFMAHSRHR; encoded by the exons ATGTCCACGGACACGGAGAGCATGCTGCAGCTCGCGGCAGAGGCTTTCCAGTCGAGAAACTTTGACCTAGCAGCGGACATCTACGAATGTCAGCTGGCGGGGGTCCGGGACGCGGAGAGCCGGCAGGAGCTGATGGTCAGGCGGGCGGACGCGCTCGTGTTCGGGGGCAAACTCACGGAAGCCTTCGATGTGTACCGACGAGCCGCGGAGACGGAGCGACTGAGACCGGGTGACCTGTCCAACCTGGTGGAGTACCTGTCGGTCAGCATCCGGAAGCAGGACGCAGGGTGCAGGCAGGGCAGAAGCCCGCGGACAGGAGAGGAGACCGGGGCAGGGTGGCCGGCGGCGGCCGGGGCGACGTGGAGCCGCTACGAAGACCTGTCCTGTGGGATCTGTCTGAGCTTTCTGTTCGAGCCGGTGACTCTGCCCTGCGGACACTGCTTCTGTAAAGCCTgcctggagaaggagaggaaggagagagcgGCCGTGTGCAGGGAGTGCAGGGACAGTTCCAGGCTGGTGGACCTCCAGAGGTGCAGGGTCAACGTGGTCCTCAGCAGCCTGCTGGCCAAGTGGTTCCCCAGCCTGCACCAGGCCTGCCTGCTGCGGAGGGAGGGCAACGGGCTGTACGGTGAGAGGAAGATGGAAGCAGCTCTGGACAAGTATAATCAAGCCGTGTTGAAAG CACCCATGGACCACGTACTGTTCAGTAATCGGGCTCAGATCCACTCCAGTCTCAAACACTATGACAAGGCTCTGAGAGATGCCGAGATGGCCTGTAGACTCATGCCCCACTGGTCCAAG ACTCGTCTTCGTAAAGCCCAGGCCCTCGTGTCCCTGGGCAGGACGGACGAGGCTCTGAGGGAGTACCTGGTGTGTCTGTCCATAGAGCCTGACTGTAGACTGGCCAAGACGGAGGTTCAtaag CTCCTCAGCGATCTGTTGGCTCCAGTCTCCGATCAGGTCCCTGAACACATCTCAGACTACTCCACTTCTCTTCCTGTCAGAGAGCACATCAAGAGCAGCAAGTCCGCCCCCTCCCAG GTCTTTACTCCCAGCTCATTGTTGCCAGCGTTCAGCCTTGACTGGAACTTTCCTCCTGCTGCGCCTGAAAGGTCACAGAGCTCTGAGGTCAAAGGTAAAGTAGAGCCTAAGATCAAGAGGCTCGATTGCTGTCTCCCCATCAAACGAAAATGGAGGagcaatgaggaggaggaggaagcagacaagggaggacaggagaggagCGATTGTCACAAGAGGTCGAAGTCTG AACCAGCAGAGGAGACTGACTTGGCTACAGGGGTCGGTGACATCATGGACCCCTCAGATCTGGAGTGTTCTCTGTGTATGAG ACTCTTCTACGAGCCGGTGACGACTCCGTGTGGACACACATTCTGTCTCCAGTGTCTGGAGAGGTGTCTGGACCACAACCCCAAGTGTCCACTCTGTAAAGAGGAGCTGTCTGAG TACTTGGCACAGAGGCAGTATTGTAAGACAGTGCTAATGGAGAACCTGATATCCAAGTTTCTTCCGTCTGAGctcaaagaaagacaaaaagttCATCAGGAAGAGATTGCTGAGCTCTCCAA TCTAAACAAGAATGTGCCTATATTTGTGTGCACCATGGCCTTCCCCACCGTCCCATGTCCTCTCCACATCTTCGAGCCTTGCTACAGACTGATGATCCGCAGATGCATGGAGACGGGAACCAAACTCTTTGGCATGTGTCTGGGAGATGACCTCAAAGG ATTTGCAGAATATGGATGTCTGCTGGAGATTCGCGATGTGAAATTCTTCTCCGACGGCCGTTCGGTCGTGGACACCATCGGCCGACGGAGGTTCAAAGTGGTCCACCACAGCGAGAGGGATGGATACAACATAGCAGACATAGAGTACCTGGAGGATGTTATG gtcgAGGGTGCAGCAGAGCAGGAGCTGCGTTCCCTGCATGACACGGTGTATGACCAGGCCCTGGTGTGGCTCAACTCCCTGAAGACAGAACAGAAGGAACGCATCGAAGGACACTTTGGGCCGATGCCTGGCAAAGACTCACAGCTTCAG ACCGGTCCCAACGGTCCTTCGTGGTGTTGGTGGTTACTCGCCGTTCTTCCGTTAGAAGGTCGGGCTCAGCTGCCCTTCCTGGCCCTCACCTCCCTGAAGGATCGCCTCAGCGGCATCCGTAAGATTCTGCTCTTCATGGCCCACAGTCGGCACCGGTGA
- the smim19 gene encoding small integral membrane protein 19: MGAHGVLGNEPESIDYSVHEAWNEATNVYLLVILVSFGLLMYARKNKRKIMRIFALPPNAGSSPEPNFYDSLQKVRLRQQLEMYSLSRKFDLQQNQTESVQLSME, translated from the exons ATGGGTGCTCATGGGGTTTTGGGCAACGAGCCCGAGTCTATCGACTATTCGGTGCACGAAGCCTGGAATGAGGCCACTAACGTGTACCTGCTGGTTATCCTGGTTAGCTTCGGGTTGCTGATGTACGCACGGAA AAACAAGAGGAAGATCATGCGTATCTTCGCCCTGCCTCCTAATGCTGGCAGCAGCCCGGAGCCCAACTTCTACGACAGCCTGCAGAAGGTCCGCCTGCGACAGCAGCTGGAGATGTACTCACTGT CTCGAAAATTTGATCTGCAACAGAACCAGACAGAAAGTGTGCAACTGTCCATGGAATGA
- the fam199x gene encoding protein FAM199X, with translation MSESLYEKFLAPEEPFPLLSQRANLSDVGTLDVSDFGCQLSSCHRTDPLHRFHSNRWNLTSCGTSVASSECSEELFSSVSVGDQDDCYSLLDDQELTSLDLFPEGSVCSDVSSSISTYWDWSDSEFEWQLPGSDIASGSDVLSDIIPSVPSSPCLFSKRKPKPHAHRNLDELPWSAMTNDEQVEYIEYLSRKVSTEMGLREQLDIIKIIDPCAQISPTDSEFIIELNCLTDEKLKQVRNYIREHSPRLRASSTREGWKRSSHSSASTGGVSGVSSSNASMVSSASSSTGSTASNSIAGGTASACSGSSVANISRAHSDGNLSSAAERIRDSKKRSKQRKLQQKALRKRQLKEQRQARKERLSGLFLNEEVLSLRVTEEDDHGDDLDILM, from the exons ATGTCTGAATCTCTATATGAGAAGTTTTTGGCCCCGGAGGAGCCTTTTCCTCTGCTTTCCCAAAGAGCCAACCTCAGTGATGTGGGAACACTGGATGTCAGTGACTTTGGCTGTCAGCTCTCATCATGTCACAGAACAGATCCACTACATCGCTTCCACAGTAACAG GTGGAACCTCACGTCCTGCGGCACCAGCGTTGCCAGCTCTGAGTGCAGTGAGGAGCTGTTCTCCTCTGTGTCTGTGGGGGATCAGGATGACTGTTACTCCCTCCTAGATGACCAGGAACTAACTTCTCTGGACCTGTTTCCAGAGGGCAGTGTTTGCAGCGATGTCTCCTCTTCTATCAGCACTTACTGGGACTGGTCTGACTCTGAGTTTGAGTGGCAG TTGCCAGGAAGTGACATCGCTAGTGGGAGTGATGTCCTTTCAGACATCATCCCAAGTGTACCAAGTTCACCATGTCTCTTTTCCAAGCGTAAGCCAAAGCCTCACGCTCACCGCAACTTGGATGAGTTACCATGGAGTGCTATGACCAACGATGAACAG GTGGAGTACATCGAGTACCTGAGTCGGAAGGTCAGTACGGAGATGGGCCTGAGAGAGCAGCTGGACATCATCAAGATCATCGACCCCTGTGCTCAGATCTCCCCCACTGACAGCGAGTTCATCATAGAGCTCAACTGTCTGACTGATGAGAAGCTCAAACAG GTGCGTAACTACATCAGAGAGCACAGCCCCAGGCTGCGCGCCAGCAGCACCAGAGAGGGTTGGAAGAGGAGCAGCCACAGTAGCGCCAGCACCGGTGGAGTCAGCGGAGTCAGCAGCAGCAACGCCAGCATGGTCAGCTCCGCCAGCTCCTCCACCGGCTCCACAGCATCCAACTCCATAGCAG GCGGTACGGCGTCAGCTTGTAGCGGAAGCAGCGTTGCTAACATCAGCAGAGCTCACAGTGACGGAAACCTGTCCAGTGCAGCAGAACGTATACGAGACTCTAAA AAACGCTCGAAGCAACGTAAGCTTCAGCAGAAAGCCCTCCGGAAGCGACAGCTGAAAGAGCAGCGACAGGCCCGCAAAGAGCGTCTGAGTGGACTGTTTTTGAACGAGGAGGTGCTGTCACTTCGTGTGACGGAGGAGGACGACCACGGTGACGACCTGGACATACTGATGTGA